In Deinococcus sedimenti, a single genomic region encodes these proteins:
- the rlmN gene encoding 23S rRNA (adenine(2503)-C(2))-methyltransferase RlmN: MELLLDLHPDAYPLEGFRRRQLLDWVYGQGVGTFGAMTNLPAPTRQQLEDTYLLNPFKLIETVRSTDGSVKYLFTLQDGRQMEAVYMPYLDRKTICVSTMVGCPARCAFCATGAMGFGRNLTPGEIVGQVLAVAGGEGIAPREIRNLVFMGMGEAMLNYDHTMLAARILLHPDALGMSKRRVTLSTVGIARGIKRLAAEDDLGIKLAISLHAPDEETRRKIIPTGQVNSIEEIMTAAREYQDVTGRRITMEYTMLRDINDHLWQAELLAELLRGLVSHVNLIPMNPWPGSNFESSTEEQIQAFYDLLEARGVDVSVRRSRGRDAGAACGQLALKRPGAASGAA, from the coding sequence ATGGAGCTGTTACTCGACCTTCACCCCGACGCCTACCCCCTGGAGGGCTTCCGGCGTCGGCAGCTGCTCGACTGGGTGTACGGGCAGGGCGTCGGCACCTTCGGCGCGATGACCAACCTGCCTGCCCCCACCCGGCAGCAGCTGGAGGACACCTATCTGCTGAACCCCTTCAAGCTGATCGAGACGGTTCGCAGCACCGATGGCAGCGTCAAGTACCTCTTTACCCTGCAGGACGGCCGCCAGATGGAAGCGGTGTACATGCCGTACCTGGACCGCAAGACCATCTGCGTGTCCACCATGGTGGGCTGCCCGGCCCGCTGCGCGTTCTGCGCGACGGGCGCGATGGGCTTCGGCCGGAACCTGACGCCCGGTGAGATCGTCGGGCAGGTGCTGGCCGTCGCGGGCGGCGAGGGCATCGCCCCGCGCGAGATCCGCAATCTGGTGTTCATGGGCATGGGCGAGGCCATGCTGAACTACGACCACACCATGCTCGCCGCGCGCATCCTGCTGCACCCGGACGCGCTGGGCATGAGCAAACGCCGCGTGACACTGTCCACCGTGGGCATCGCCAGGGGCATCAAGCGACTGGCGGCCGAGGACGACCTGGGCATCAAGCTGGCCATCAGCCTGCACGCCCCGGACGAGGAGACCCGCCGGAAGATCATCCCGACCGGTCAGGTGAACTCCATCGAGGAGATCATGACCGCCGCCCGCGAGTACCAGGACGTCACGGGTCGGCGCATCACCATGGAGTACACCATGCTGCGCGACATCAACGACCACCTCTGGCAGGCGGAACTGCTGGCCGAGCTGTTGCGCGGGCTGGTCAGTCACGTGAACCTGATTCCCATGAACCCGTGGCCCGGATCGAATTTCGAGAGCAGCACCGAGGAGCAGATCCAGGCGTTCTACGACCTGCTGGAAGCTCGGGGTGTGGACGTCAGCGTGCGCCGGTCGCGCGGACGGGACGCCGGAGCGGCCTGCGGACAGCTGGCCCTGAAGCGGCCAGGGGCAGCCAGCGGCGCCGCCTGA
- a CDS encoding PhzF family phenazine biosynthesis protein, with protein sequence MNTPDPLAVPLLFRALSDGGSGGKRVAVFLQGGDEQARAAASGAPLNVFVQGADPTGLRLRVFTPSREKGSSDSAAIAALSAVQAQVGLLDVVEVTQGDPEAGGEVQSAQLCGGEWVLRQGLATAREVQADLSPVGLAGRAAWVGSTGRPNLIVEVPTLAALEAFTPDDAAISAVNRATVTTGLVLYTLGGPGRVDVSFRAFGPLKGFTEDAASSNMLACLVGVLGGRGQLPEDVNLLRAAQRRPGQPARLTAQFAPLHGGVEVWVGGNAVITATGD encoded by the coding sequence ATGAACACGCCCGACCCCCTGGCCGTTCCCCTCCTGTTCCGCGCCCTGTCCGACGGCGGGTCGGGCGGCAAGCGCGTGGCGGTGTTCCTGCAGGGCGGCGACGAGCAGGCGCGGGCCGCCGCGTCCGGTGCGCCGCTGAACGTGTTCGTGCAGGGCGCCGACCCGACCGGGCTGCGGCTGCGGGTGTTCACGCCCTCGCGGGAGAAGGGCAGCAGCGACAGCGCCGCCATTGCCGCGCTGAGTGCCGTGCAGGCGCAGGTGGGCCTGCTGGACGTCGTGGAGGTCACGCAGGGCGACCCGGAAGCCGGAGGCGAGGTCCAGAGTGCTCAGCTGTGCGGCGGCGAGTGGGTGCTGCGCCAGGGCCTCGCGACGGCGCGCGAGGTGCAGGCGGACCTCTCCCCCGTCGGGCTGGCGGGGCGGGCCGCGTGGGTGGGCAGCACAGGCCGCCCGAACCTGATCGTGGAGGTGCCGACCCTTGCCGCGCTGGAGGCCTTCACGCCGGACGACGCGGCGATCAGTGCCGTGAACCGCGCGACCGTCACGACCGGGCTGGTGCTGTACACCCTGGGCGGACCGGGCCGCGTGGACGTGAGCTTCCGTGCGTTCGGCCCTCTGAAGGGTTTCACCGAGGACGCCGCGAGCAGCAACATGCTCGCCTGCCTTGTGGGCGTGCTGGGCGGGCGCGGGCAGCTCCCGGAGGACGTGAACCTGCTCCGCGCGGCGCAGCGCCGCCCCGGTCAGCCTGCCCGACTGACCGCGCAGTTCGCACCGCTGCACGGCGGAGTGGAGGTCTGGGTGGGGGGAAACGCCGTGATCACCGCCACGGGTGACTGA
- a CDS encoding DUF1990 domain-containing protein, with amino-acid sequence MPLIVPTVRNLERLRTRYQPLSTNAVTSGDLSHEVVEVGRGEGAFRRAAAALRRWDTHRSWWLRVHPADEPPAPGQTVVIQVQAGRFSPLALAFCDRVTDVIDGPRRQGFTYATLPGHPERGAETFLIEWHADDRVTFTVRAVSQPGWPPLRLVRPALAWLQGRATRQYLRAIARSAVAQNA; translated from the coding sequence ATGCCGCTGATCGTGCCGACCGTCCGGAACCTGGAGCGCCTGCGGACGCGGTATCAGCCGCTGTCCACGAACGCCGTGACGTCCGGCGACCTCAGTCACGAGGTCGTGGAGGTCGGTCGGGGCGAGGGGGCCTTCCGGCGCGCGGCGGCCGCCCTGCGCCGCTGGGACACGCACCGCTCATGGTGGCTGCGGGTGCACCCGGCGGACGAGCCGCCCGCGCCGGGGCAGACGGTCGTGATTCAGGTGCAGGCGGGGCGCTTCAGTCCACTGGCGCTGGCGTTCTGCGACCGCGTGACGGACGTGATCGACGGGCCGCGCCGCCAGGGCTTCACGTACGCCACGCTGCCCGGCCACCCCGAGCGGGGCGCAGAGACCTTCCTGATCGAGTGGCACGCCGACGACCGCGTGACGTTCACGGTTCGGGCGGTCAGCCAGCCGGGGTGGCCCCCGCTGCGGCTGGTGCGTCCGGCGCTGGCGTGGCTGCAGGGACGGGCGACCCGTCAATACCTGCGGGCCATCGCGCGCTCGGCGGTCGCGCAGAATGCCTGA
- the lysS gene encoding homocitrate synthase, producing the protein MTQDPSVTTDHPAPLIPATSWAIIDSTLREGEQFARGNFKQGDKIEIARALDAFGVEFIEVTTPMVSAQTHADIRRLTGLGLKAKFLTHVRCHMDDVQRAVDTGVDGLDLLFGTSSFLREFSHGKNIGQIIDTAQQVISWIKTNHPDLQIRFSAEDTFRSEEADLMAVYKAVSDLGVHRVGLADTVGVATPRQVYTLVREVRKVIHAECGIEFHGHNDTGCAVSNAYEAIEAGATHIDTTILGIGERNGITPLGGFLARMFTFDPQGLIDKYNLDLLPELDRMIARMVDLPIPWNNYLTGEFAYNHKAGMHLKAIYLNPGAYEAIPPGVFGVGRRIQAASKVTGKHAIAYKARELGLHYGEDALRRVTDHIKALAEQDELDDAHLEQVLREWVSA; encoded by the coding sequence ATGACCCAGGACCCCAGCGTGACCACCGACCACCCCGCCCCCCTGATCCCCGCGACCTCGTGGGCGATCATCGACTCCACCCTGCGGGAGGGCGAGCAGTTCGCACGCGGGAACTTCAAACAGGGCGACAAGATCGAGATCGCCCGCGCGCTGGACGCCTTCGGCGTGGAATTCATCGAGGTCACCACCCCGATGGTCAGCGCGCAGACGCACGCGGACATCCGCCGCCTGACGGGCCTGGGCCTGAAGGCCAAGTTCCTCACGCACGTCCGCTGCCACATGGACGACGTGCAGCGCGCCGTGGACACCGGCGTGGACGGCCTGGACCTGCTGTTCGGCACGAGTTCGTTCCTGCGGGAATTCAGCCACGGGAAGAACATCGGGCAGATCATCGACACGGCGCAGCAGGTCATCAGCTGGATCAAGACCAACCACCCGGACCTCCAGATCCGCTTCAGCGCCGAGGACACCTTCCGCAGCGAGGAAGCCGACCTGATGGCCGTCTACAAGGCCGTCTCGGATCTGGGCGTGCACCGCGTGGGCCTGGCCGACACCGTGGGCGTCGCCACGCCCCGGCAGGTATACACGCTGGTTCGCGAGGTCCGCAAGGTCATCCACGCCGAGTGCGGCATCGAATTCCACGGGCACAACGACACGGGCTGCGCCGTCAGCAACGCCTACGAGGCCATCGAGGCGGGCGCCACCCACATCGACACGACCATCCTCGGGATCGGGGAACGTAACGGCATCACGCCGCTCGGCGGCTTCCTGGCCCGCATGTTCACCTTCGACCCGCAGGGCCTGATCGACAAGTACAACCTCGACCTGCTGCCGGAACTGGACCGCATGATCGCCCGCATGGTGGACCTCCCGATTCCCTGGAACAACTACCTGACAGGCGAGTTCGCATACAACCACAAGGCTGGCATGCACCTGAAGGCCATCTACCTGAACCCCGGCGCGTACGAGGCCATCCCCCCCGGCGTGTTCGGCGTGGGCCGCCGCATCCAGGCGGCGAGCAAGGTCACGGGCAAGCACGCCATCGCGTACAAGGCCCGCGAACTCGGCCTCCACTACGGTGAGGACGCCCTGCGGCGCGTCACGGACCACATCAAGGCGCTGGCCGAGCAGGACGAACTGGACGACGCCCACCTGGAACAGGTGCTGCGCGAGTGGGTCAGCGCGTAA
- a CDS encoding MATE family efflux transporter, protein MSAVTAPTPPPTESIKSPAREIASIAVPVSLEMVIQLVLTFINQIIVGTLGAVAVAAVGLSGSLGFLFFVTLGALGSGTSILVARRHGAADRPGVNQTLTVSVVTSVLAAALLTVPVVLLAGPLLSLAGGEDAVTRTATPYMQVTMLALIPGSLAWILSGALRSLGHARTPLVATVITVIIESLLAYGLVFGVGPLPQLGVVGAAWAIVIANTLKVALLGYQIYGPRHLAALTLPAQGAWRSIAAPLLTISAPIAFTEFAWSLGGFMYAAVYARVGTAALAASQIVGTLEGIFIVGSFGLMSAATVFIGRALGAGDAAAAQVWLRRISRAGLATGLGFGLLFALSALIVPALFPRVGSDVHHIALIGILISAVFQIFKVRNMIIGGGVLPGAADGKGVIIGDVIGAFVVGLPLAIGLGLYSPLGVWGVFLARGAEEVVKVLIFEWRRRRIDWEKLARDQQGQDIAAH, encoded by the coding sequence ATGTCAGCCGTCACGGCCCCCACCCCCCCACCAACTGAATCGATCAAGAGCCCGGCGCGCGAGATCGCCAGCATTGCCGTCCCCGTCAGCCTCGAGATGGTCATCCAGCTCGTCCTGACCTTCATCAACCAGATCATCGTCGGTACGCTCGGTGCGGTCGCCGTCGCCGCCGTCGGCCTCAGCGGCAGCCTAGGCTTCCTGTTCTTCGTCACCCTGGGCGCCCTGGGCAGCGGCACCAGCATCCTCGTCGCCCGCCGCCACGGCGCCGCCGACCGGCCCGGCGTGAACCAGACCCTCACCGTCAGTGTCGTCACCAGCGTGCTCGCCGCGGCCCTGCTGACCGTCCCGGTCGTCCTGCTCGCCGGACCCCTCCTGAGCCTCGCGGGCGGCGAGGACGCCGTCACCCGCACCGCCACCCCATACATGCAGGTCACCATGCTCGCCCTGATCCCCGGCAGCCTCGCCTGGATCCTCAGCGGCGCCCTGCGCTCCCTCGGGCACGCCCGCACCCCGCTGGTCGCCACCGTCATCACCGTGATCATCGAGAGTCTCCTCGCGTACGGTCTCGTGTTCGGCGTCGGGCCCCTCCCGCAACTCGGCGTGGTCGGCGCCGCCTGGGCCATCGTCATCGCCAACACCCTGAAAGTCGCGCTCCTCGGCTACCAGATTTACGGCCCCCGCCACCTCGCCGCGCTGACCCTCCCTGCCCAGGGCGCGTGGCGGTCCATCGCCGCGCCCCTGCTGACCATCAGCGCCCCCATCGCCTTCACCGAATTCGCCTGGAGCCTCGGCGGCTTCATGTACGCCGCCGTGTACGCCCGCGTCGGCACCGCCGCCCTGGCCGCCAGCCAGATCGTCGGCACCCTCGAAGGCATCTTCATCGTCGGCTCGTTCGGCCTGATGAGCGCCGCCACCGTCTTCATCGGCCGCGCCCTGGGCGCCGGGGACGCCGCCGCCGCGCAGGTGTGGCTGCGGCGCATCAGCCGCGCCGGACTCGCCACCGGACTGGGCTTCGGCCTGCTGTTCGCCCTGAGCGCCCTGATCGTCCCCGCGCTGTTCCCGCGGGTCGGCAGCGACGTGCACCACATCGCATTGATCGGCATCCTGATCAGCGCCGTCTTCCAGATCTTCAAGGTCCGGAACATGATCATCGGCGGTGGCGTCCTCCCCGGCGCCGCCGACGGCAAGGGCGTCATCATCGGCGACGTCATCGGCGCGTTCGTCGTCGGCCTGCCCCTCGCCATCGGCCTGGGCCTCTACTCCCCGCTGGGCGTCTGGGGTGTATTCCTCGCGCGCGGCGCGGAAGAAGTCGTGAAGGTCCTGATCTTCGAATGGCGGCGCCGCCGCATCGACTGGGAAAAACTCGCCCGCGACCAGCAGGGCCAGGACATCGCCGCCCACTGA
- a CDS encoding amidohydrolase family protein, with protein MTQIDPHTPRLLTCDVLYTGMGGAQSPGGVVVVGGTVAATGHPDALRAAYPHAREERAGPVIAPPPVNAHTHLDMSTYEFTALPYFRWIPEVVVPQREKRSAEAARHGADTLAGLGAGGVGDIVYMHAPDVMDTLLPREDLSGVLYSEVLGTFPEKADEIFRTVRERIEGWRAQERPGGPRVGLSPHTPHTVSHRLMRLLCDYAAGEGIPLQIHVAEHPAEHDLYTRGGGPIWENRLAPFYPETFADVIGRAPEEGLTPVRYLDELGVLNAKPTLIHMVNVTPDDIARVARAGSAVVTCPRSNHHLECGVFPWAAFAAAGVEVALGTDSVASGGSLDVREDVTFAQQVHAGLDPRVIVRAAVKGGHRVLGTRAPFIRRGEAWDDRYRW; from the coding sequence ATGACCCAAATCGACCCGCACACGCCCCGCCTGCTCACCTGCGACGTGCTGTACACCGGCATGGGCGGCGCGCAGAGTCCCGGCGGGGTGGTCGTGGTGGGCGGGACGGTGGCGGCGACCGGGCATCCGGACGCGCTGCGCGCCGCGTACCCCCACGCGCGCGAGGAACGCGCCGGGCCGGTGATCGCGCCGCCGCCCGTGAACGCCCACACGCACCTGGACATGAGCACGTACGAGTTCACGGCCCTGCCGTACTTCCGCTGGATTCCCGAGGTGGTCGTGCCGCAGCGCGAGAAACGCAGCGCCGAGGCCGCCCGGCATGGTGCGGACACCCTGGCCGGGCTGGGTGCGGGGGGCGTGGGCGACATCGTGTACATGCACGCCCCGGACGTGATGGACACCCTGCTGCCCCGCGAGGACCTGAGCGGCGTCCTGTACTCCGAGGTGCTTGGTACCTTCCCCGAGAAGGCCGACGAGATCTTCCGCACCGTGCGCGAGCGGATCGAAGGCTGGCGTGCGCAGGAGCGTCCCGGCGGGCCGCGCGTGGGCCTGTCCCCGCACACGCCGCACACCGTCAGCCACCGCCTGATGCGCCTGCTGTGCGACTACGCCGCCGGGGAGGGCATCCCCCTCCAGATTCACGTGGCCGAGCACCCCGCCGAGCACGACCTGTACACGCGAGGCGGCGGCCCGATCTGGGAGAACCGGCTGGCGCCCTTCTACCCCGAGACCTTCGCGGACGTGATCGGGCGGGCACCGGAGGAGGGGCTGACCCCGGTGCGGTACCTGGACGAACTGGGCGTCCTGAACGCGAAGCCCACCCTGATTCACATGGTGAACGTCACCCCGGACGACATCGCACGCGTCGCGCGGGCCGGGAGTGCCGTCGTGACCTGCCCTCGCAGCAACCACCATCTGGAGTGCGGCGTGTTCCCCTGGGCGGCGTTCGCGGCGGCCGGGGTGGAGGTCGCGCTGGGCACCGATTCCGTCGCCAGCGGCGGCAGTCTCGACGTGCGCGAGGACGTCACCTTCGCGCAGCAGGTCCATGCCGGGCTTGACCCGCGCGTGATCGTCCGAGCCGCCGTGAAGGGCGGGCACCGCGTCCTGGGCACCCGTGCGCCCTTCATCCGCCGGGGCGAGGCCTGGGACGACCGCTACCGCTGGTGA
- the secA gene encoding preprotein translocase subunit SecA: MFRVLNKMFDNNQRDVAQIIKTIVQPVNALEEETQKVEDLAAAFMDLRRRVTEGGESLDDVVIPAFALIREAGRRSIGKRHYDVQLIGGYALHKGRIAEMRTGEGKTLVATLALALNALQGRGCHLVTVNDYLARVGMEEMSLLYRTLGLTVGLASREMQPHQKQAAYACDITYVTNSELGFDYLRDNMAQSREALALRADHPLNFAIVDEVDSILIDEARTPLIISGAAEKATDLYYVYAKLIRRLQKGEPAEPGVRTEPTGDYTIDEKGKQVHITEGGISKIERLLSLSDLYSPDNMDKAHMITQAIRARELYHREKDYIVNAEGEVIIIDEFTGRSMPGRRYGEGLHQAIEAKEGVKIENENQTLATITYQNFFRLYNKFAGMTGTAKTEEKEFLDIYGSDVLVIPTNRGVQRKDSEDLVYRSKMGKYNAVVQEVKEMHATGRPVLIGTASIVTSEQLSDLLTQAGIQHSVLNAKFEAQEASIVAQAGRSSTVTIATNMAGRGTDIMLGGNAEFILGEAIEQQLGLSRYAPEVENFIKAISRQDPDAMQIGLQIPGMNADFIGQAIQLQADTLTDRQRVKDLGGLHIIGTERHESRRIDNQLRGRAGRQGDPGSSRFYVSFEDDLMRLFANDRVVAMMDRLGMDDTQPIEAKMVTGAIEKAQARVEDRNFSTRKQLLEFDNVMSKQRDTVYAQRREVLLGPDADVEESTEGMIADFVDHQLATHLPIDQNHESWDIDGLRAAVTDAVPPLEGFDFESLRSKTPAEAQDTLLAAVADAFDTRKEELSPTMMNSLSRYVILQVVDQLWKEHLHGMDVLRQGIGLRGYGQRDPFTEYKFEATTMFNDMIDTLKADVTKFVFRMQFGQAG; this comes from the coding sequence ATGTTCCGTGTCCTGAACAAAATGTTCGATAACAACCAGCGCGACGTTGCGCAGATCATCAAGACGATCGTGCAACCCGTGAACGCGCTGGAAGAAGAGACCCAGAAGGTCGAAGATCTCGCCGCTGCTTTCATGGATCTGCGCCGCCGCGTCACCGAAGGCGGCGAGAGCCTCGACGACGTGGTCATCCCCGCCTTCGCCCTGATCCGCGAAGCGGGCCGCCGCTCCATCGGCAAGCGCCACTACGACGTGCAGCTCATCGGCGGTTACGCCCTGCACAAGGGCCGCATCGCCGAGATGCGCACCGGCGAAGGCAAGACCCTCGTCGCCACCCTCGCTCTGGCCCTGAACGCCCTCCAGGGCCGCGGCTGCCACCTCGTCACCGTGAACGATTACCTCGCCCGCGTCGGCATGGAGGAAATGAGCCTGCTGTACCGCACGCTCGGCCTCACCGTGGGCCTCGCCAGCCGCGAGATGCAACCCCACCAGAAGCAGGCCGCGTACGCCTGCGACATCACCTACGTCACCAATAGCGAACTCGGCTTCGACTACCTGCGCGACAACATGGCCCAGAGCCGCGAGGCCCTCGCCCTGCGCGCCGATCACCCCCTGAACTTCGCCATCGTGGACGAGGTCGACTCCATCCTCATCGACGAAGCCCGCACGCCCCTGATCATCAGCGGCGCGGCCGAGAAAGCCACCGACCTCTACTACGTGTACGCCAAACTCATCCGCCGCCTCCAGAAGGGCGAACCCGCCGAGCCCGGCGTCCGCACCGAACCCACCGGCGACTACACCATCGACGAGAAGGGCAAACAGGTGCACATCACGGAAGGCGGCATCAGCAAGATCGAACGTCTGCTGTCCCTGAGCGACCTGTACAGCCCCGACAACATGGACAAGGCGCACATGATCACCCAGGCGATCCGCGCGCGCGAACTGTACCACCGCGAGAAGGACTACATCGTCAACGCCGAGGGCGAAGTCATCATCATCGACGAATTCACCGGGCGCAGCATGCCCGGCCGCCGCTACGGCGAGGGCCTCCACCAGGCCATCGAAGCCAAGGAAGGCGTGAAGATCGAGAACGAGAACCAGACGCTCGCCACGATCACCTACCAGAACTTCTTCCGCCTGTACAACAAGTTCGCGGGCATGACCGGCACCGCCAAGACCGAGGAGAAGGAATTCCTCGACATCTACGGCAGCGACGTCCTCGTGATCCCCACCAACCGCGGCGTGCAGCGCAAGGACAGCGAGGACCTCGTCTACCGCAGCAAGATGGGCAAGTACAACGCCGTCGTGCAGGAAGTCAAGGAAATGCACGCCACCGGCCGCCCCGTCCTGATCGGCACCGCCAGCATCGTCACCAGCGAACAGCTCAGCGACCTCCTGACGCAGGCGGGCATCCAGCACAGCGTCCTGAACGCCAAGTTCGAGGCGCAGGAAGCCAGCATCGTCGCGCAGGCCGGCCGCAGCAGCACCGTCACCATCGCCACCAACATGGCCGGCCGCGGCACCGACATCATGCTCGGCGGGAACGCCGAATTCATCCTCGGCGAGGCCATCGAGCAGCAGCTGGGCCTGAGCCGCTACGCCCCGGAAGTCGAGAACTTCATCAAGGCCATCAGCCGCCAGGACCCGGACGCCATGCAGATCGGCCTGCAGATCCCCGGTATGAACGCCGACTTCATCGGGCAGGCCATCCAACTCCAGGCGGACACCCTCACGGATCGTCAGCGCGTCAAGGACCTCGGCGGACTGCACATCATCGGCACTGAACGCCACGAGAGCCGCCGCATCGACAACCAGCTGCGCGGCCGCGCCGGACGCCAGGGCGACCCCGGCAGCAGCCGTTTCTACGTCAGCTTCGAAGACGACCTGATGCGCCTCTTCGCCAACGACCGCGTCGTCGCCATGATGGACCGCCTCGGCATGGACGACACCCAACCCATCGAAGCCAAGATGGTCACCGGCGCCATCGAAAAAGCCCAGGCCCGCGTCGAAGACCGCAACTTCAGCACCCGCAAACAACTCCTCGAATTCGACAATGTCATGAGCAAACAACGCGACACCGTCTACGCCCAGCGCCGCGAAGTGCTCCTCGGACCAGACGCCGACGTCGAAGAAAGCACCGAAGGCATGATCGCCGACTTCGTCGACCACCAGCTCGCCACGCACCTCCCCATCGACCAGAACCACGAAAGCTGGGACATCGACGGCCTGCGCGCCGCCGTCACCGACGCCGTCCCCCCCCTCGAAGGCTTCGACTTCGAAAGCCTGCGCAGCAAAACCCCAGCCGAAGCGCAGGACACCCTCCTCGCCGCCGTCGCCGACGCCTTCGACACCCGCAAAGAAGAACTCAGCCCCACCATGATGAACAGCCTGTCACGCTACGTCATCCTGCAGGTCGTCGACCAGCTCTGGAAGGAACACCTCCACGGCATGGACGTCCTCCGCCAGGGCATCGGCCTGCGCGGCTACGGCCAGCGCGACCCCTTCACCGAATACAAATTCGAAGCCACCACCATGTTCAACGACATGATCGACACACTCAAAGCCGACGTCACTAAATTCGTCTTCAGAATGCAGTTCGGACAGGCCGGATAA
- a CDS encoding DEAD/DEAH box helicase, which yields MTQQTRAPRRTNSSTSTASTHAAPAPTVRDWQTLLGDRTPTPVQAQAIPALMDGRDVITTARTGSGKTLAFLIPAAARGIGMRPTRGMQPEALVITPTRELAVQIRDVATELGMTAGRITGGITPGQTTREATGKGLITGTPGRLKDLIGRGELRLNNLRYVVLDEADELLSLGFLRDVGDILRHARDQQPQGRTLQLAMASATFPAEIRDVAQRFMHNPARIDVAPTQSADTTGDILGGVSTATHLLQHTTKDTLLTDAAHHTRAALKEPGGCVVLFSRTKHLVKRRAQHLGDLLPGEQVSPLEGNMDQKKRERTMQALRDGQSRILIATDIAGRGIDLPEVRLVIHLDVAATAEDHVHRSGRTARAGRDGINLILLAPEQRALWQGIRRKLPAALQPPATPEERQIDPEVQEKRGQGRGQGQNQGRSSQPGRGGQQPRSAQSSSQGQGQRQGAPRQGQQGSRSDARPQQRQDTPGTGAGRVGPQRPKRRR from the coding sequence ATGACCCAGCAGACCCGCGCGCCCCGCCGCACCAACAGCAGCACCTCCACCGCCAGCACCCACGCCGCCCCCGCGCCCACCGTGCGCGACTGGCAGACCCTCTTGGGCGACCGCACCCCCACCCCCGTGCAGGCCCAGGCAATCCCCGCGCTGATGGACGGCCGGGACGTCATCACGACCGCCCGCACCGGCAGCGGCAAGACCCTCGCGTTCCTGATCCCCGCCGCCGCGCGCGGCATCGGCATGCGCCCCACGCGCGGCATGCAGCCCGAGGCGCTGGTCATCACGCCCACCCGCGAACTCGCCGTGCAGATCCGCGACGTCGCCACCGAACTCGGCATGACCGCCGGACGCATCACCGGCGGCATCACCCCCGGCCAGACGACCCGCGAGGCGACCGGCAAGGGCCTGATCACCGGCACGCCCGGCCGCCTGAAGGACCTGATCGGACGCGGCGAACTGCGCCTGAACAACCTGCGCTACGTCGTGCTGGACGAAGCCGACGAACTCCTCTCGCTGGGCTTCCTGCGAGACGTGGGCGACATCCTCCGCCACGCCCGCGACCAGCAGCCCCAGGGCCGCACCCTGCAGCTCGCCATGGCCTCCGCGACGTTCCCCGCCGAGATCCGCGACGTCGCGCAGCGCTTCATGCACAACCCCGCCCGCATCGACGTGGCCCCCACCCAGAGCGCCGACACCACCGGCGACATCCTGGGCGGCGTCAGCACCGCCACGCACCTCCTGCAGCACACCACCAAGGACACCCTCCTGACCGACGCGGCCCACCACACCCGCGCCGCCCTGAAGGAACCCGGCGGGTGCGTCGTGCTGTTCAGCCGCACCAAACACCTCGTCAAACGCCGCGCCCAGCACCTCGGCGACCTCCTCCCCGGCGAACAGGTCAGCCCCCTCGAAGGGAACATGGACCAGAAAAAACGCGAACGGACCATGCAGGCCCTCCGCGACGGGCAGTCCCGCATCCTGATCGCCACCGACATCGCCGGGCGCGGCATCGACCTCCCGGAAGTGCGCCTCGTCATTCACCTGGACGTCGCCGCCACCGCCGAGGACCACGTGCACCGCTCGGGCCGCACCGCCCGCGCCGGACGCGACGGCATCAACCTGATCCTCCTCGCGCCCGAACAACGCGCGCTGTGGCAGGGCATCCGCCGCAAACTCCCCGCCGCGCTGCAACCCCCCGCCACGCCCGAGGAACGCCAGATCGACCCCGAAGTGCAGGAAAAACGCGGCCAGGGACGCGGCCAGGGCCAGAACCAGGGACGCAGCAGCCAGCCCGGACGCGGCGGACAGCAACCCCGCAGCGCCCAGAGCAGCAGCCAGGGACAGGGACAGCGCCAGGGCGCCCCCCGCCAGGGCCAGCAGGGCAGCCGCAGCGACGCCCGCCCCCAGCAACGCCAGGACACACCCGGCACCGGCGCCGGCCGCGTCGGCCCCCAACGCCCCAAACGCCGCCGCTAA